One window of the Buchnera aphidicola (Meitanaphis flavogallis) genome contains the following:
- the tpiA gene encoding triose-phosphate isomerase has translation MTKKIIAANWKLNGSTALLQSLLKPIVDFVKIHKIASKLIIFPPFTYLHQTHNIVMNTNIIVGAQNVDVHLNGAFTGEISIDMLKDVHVEYIIIGHSERKLYHKENDLLIAKKFKIIKDAKLIPILCIGETKEDYNSGMTQQICKNQIDVIFHLLGKKAFCNTIIAYEPIWAIGSGQIPSLCFIKNTCSFIKNYIIKNQNVNEKEFLIQYGGSVDENNIKELCSITEIDGFLIGSAALTLHRFLKILTIISIME, from the coding sequence ATGACCAAAAAAATAATTGCAGCTAACTGGAAACTTAACGGAAGTACAGCTTTACTCCAAAGTTTATTAAAACCTATAGTTGATTTTGTAAAAATACATAAAATAGCGTCAAAATTAATTATTTTTCCCCCTTTTACATATTTACATCAAACACACAACATTGTTATGAATACAAACATTATAGTAGGAGCACAAAACGTTGATGTACATTTAAACGGGGCTTTTACTGGAGAAATTTCAATTGATATGTTGAAAGACGTACATGTTGAATATATTATTATTGGACATTCTGAAAGAAAATTATATCATAAAGAGAATGATTTATTAATTGCAAAAAAATTTAAAATTATAAAGGATGCTAAACTAATTCCAATATTATGTATTGGAGAAACTAAAGAAGATTACAATTCTGGTATGACACAACAAATATGTAAGAATCAAATAGATGTTATTTTTCATTTGTTAGGTAAAAAAGCTTTTTGTAATACAATTATAGCTTATGAACCTATTTGGGCTATTGGATCAGGACAAATTCCATCACTTTGTTTTATAAAAAATACATGTTCTTTTATAAAAAATTATATTATAAAAAATCAAAATGTAAATGAGAAGGAATTTTTGATTCAATATGGTGGTTCTGTAGACGAAAATAATATTAAAGAATTATGTAGTATTACTGAAATTGATGGTTTTTTAATAGGTTCAGCGGCATTAACTTTGCATCGTTTTTTAAAAATATTAACCATAATTTCTATTATGGAATGA
- the rpsA gene encoding 30S ribosomal protein S1 — translation MTESFSQLFKESLKTIETKPGSIIQGIIIDINKDTVLVDAGLKSESTIPIEQFKNVKGDIEIKIGDQVDVALDAIEDGFGETLLSREKAKRHEAWLTLEKAYKDSNIVLGVINGKVKGGFTVELDEIRAFLPGSLVDVRPIRETNHLEGKELEFKVIKLDKKRNNVVVSRRAVIESENNIERNLLLETLQEGMESKGIVKNLTDYGAFVDLGGVDGLLHITDMAWKRVKHPSEIVNIGDEIKVKILKFDREKTRVSLGLKQLGEDPWTNISKRYPEGSKLTGKVTNLTDYGCFVEIEEGVEGLVHVSEMDWTNKNIHPSKVVHVNLIVEVMVLDIDEEKRRISLGLKQCKINPWKEFSKLNSKGNRVQGKIKSITDFGIFIGLHGGIDGLVHLSDISWILSGEEAVKKYKKGDEISVIVLQVDPERERISLGIKQLEEDPFVQYISDHKKGQIVSGIVKKIDDKIIVIQLAEFIEGYIKIPELPFVDTNISSVFKNFIIEKQVDVKINSIDRKNKTIFLSAIISECLNKKEGIEKQDKKKDEKDFSNAMTEAFKAAKM, via the coding sequence GTATTAGTTGATGCTGGATTAAAATCTGAATCTACTATTCCTATAGAACAATTTAAAAACGTTAAAGGCGATATAGAAATTAAAATAGGAGATCAAGTTGATGTTGCTCTAGATGCCATTGAAGATGGATTTGGAGAAACATTATTGTCTCGTGAAAAAGCTAAGCGTCATGAAGCATGGTTAACTTTAGAAAAAGCGTACAAAGATTCTAACATAGTTCTTGGGGTAATTAATGGAAAAGTAAAAGGAGGTTTTACTGTAGAATTAGATGAAATTCGAGCATTTTTGCCTGGTTCTCTAGTAGATGTTCGTCCTATTCGAGAAACTAATCATCTAGAAGGAAAAGAATTAGAGTTTAAAGTTATTAAATTAGATAAAAAACGTAATAATGTTGTTGTATCTCGTAGAGCAGTAATTGAATCAGAAAATAACATAGAACGTAATTTATTGCTTGAAACGTTGCAAGAAGGTATGGAATCTAAAGGGATAGTAAAAAATCTTACTGATTATGGTGCTTTTGTAGATTTAGGTGGAGTAGATGGACTACTGCATATTACAGATATGGCATGGAAAAGAGTAAAACATCCTAGTGAAATTGTTAATATAGGTGATGAAATAAAGGTAAAAATACTAAAGTTTGACCGAGAAAAAACGCGAGTTTCGTTAGGATTAAAGCAATTAGGTGAAGATCCATGGACAAACATTTCAAAAAGATATCCTGAAGGTTCGAAATTAACTGGAAAAGTCACAAATTTAACAGATTATGGATGTTTTGTAGAAATCGAAGAAGGGGTGGAGGGTTTAGTTCACGTATCAGAAATGGATTGGACTAATAAAAATATTCATCCTTCTAAAGTAGTACATGTCAATCTTATTGTAGAAGTAATGGTATTAGATATTGATGAAGAAAAAAGGCGTATTTCTTTGGGGTTAAAACAATGTAAAATTAATCCATGGAAAGAGTTTTCAAAATTAAACAGTAAGGGAAATCGTGTACAAGGAAAAATAAAATCTATTACTGATTTTGGAATTTTTATTGGATTACATGGTGGGATTGATGGATTAGTACATTTATCTGATATATCTTGGATATTATCAGGAGAAGAAGCAGTCAAAAAATATAAAAAAGGTGATGAAATTTCAGTGATAGTATTACAAGTTGACCCTGAAAGAGAACGTATTTCTTTAGGTATCAAACAATTAGAAGAAGATCCATTTGTTCAATATATTTCTGATCATAAAAAAGGGCAGATAGTATCTGGAATTGTTAAAAAAATAGATGATAAAATTATTGTCATTCAACTAGCTGAATTTATTGAAGGATATATAAAAATACCAGAACTACCTTTTGTAGACACTAATATTTCATCGGTTTTTAAAAACTTCATTATTGAGAAACAAGTAGATGTAAAAATAAATAGTATAGATCGAAAAAATAAAACTATTTTTTTGTCTGCTATAATATCCGAATGTTTAAATAAAAAAGAAGGTATTGAAAAACAAGATAAAAAGAAAGATGAAAAAGATTTTTCAAATGCTATGACTGAAGCATTCAAAGCTGCAAAAATGTAG